The Sus scrofa isolate TJ Tabasco breed Duroc chromosome X, Sscrofa11.1, whole genome shotgun sequence genome has a segment encoding these proteins:
- the LOC100515114 gene encoding serine/threonine-protein phosphatase 4 regulatory subunit 3B-like produces the protein MADKRRCVKVYALNDNKQWDDLGTGHVSSTYVERFQGMSLLVHSESNGTLILESKINPNTPYQKQQGTLIVWSEAQNHGMAISFQDAACCHEIWKTICQVQGKDPSVEITQDLLDESEEEQFENSPETFELHDLPNCELGQLQQIAELVTSAFTSPTRKERLALVLENEDYIKKLLQLFHICENLEDTEGLYHLYEIIKGILLLNKTALLEVMFSDECIMDVVGCLEYDPALAQPKRHREFLTQNAKFKEVIPITNCELRQKIHQTYRVQYIHNILVPVPSMFEDNFLSTLTTFIFFNKVKIVSMLQEDDKFLGEVFAQLRDNTTGDDKRRELLFFFKEFCAFSQTLQPQSKDALFTTLTQLGILPTLKIVMGTSDLQIKSAATDIFTYLVEYSPSMIREYIMKEAQKDEDDNLFINLVIEQMMSDTDPELGGAVHLMELLRSLLDPDNMMATSNKCERSEFLSFFYKYCIHNIIAPLLSTTSEDICEEDNIVGSDKNNKNCLSALRFMRRMIGLKDELYNCYIIKGNLFEPIVNALLDNGTRYNLLNSAIIELFEYIRVENIKSLIAHIVEKFYETLESIEYVQTFKGLKIKYEQEKDRQSQIRKNLRSILYCKIFCESASVLEEKEEVSFKENIEEGEAIKPPLESDIQDQYDKVVETEKTEEDENVDLPKRTSSGSFKFTSSHSADAANGANNPNYSSMIGLVDYLDDEEKDKEDETSPRKRPHLSS, from the exons ATGGCGGACAAGCGGCGTTGTGTGAAGGTTTATGCCCTGAATGATAACAAACAATGGGATGATCTAGGCACTGGGCATGTCTCCTCCACTTACGTGGAGCGATTCCAGGGCATGTCTCTGCTAGTTCACTCTGAGTCTAATGGCACACTGATCTTGGAGTCAAAGATAAATCCGAACACGCCCTATCAGAAACAACAAGGGACATTAATTGTTTGGTCTGAAGCTCAGAACCACGGTATGGCCATAAGTTTCCAGGACGCAGCATGTTGTCATGAGATCTGGAAAACCATTTGCCAGGTTCAAGGTAAAGACCCATCCGTCGAAATCACACAAGATCTCCTGGATGAATCAGAAGAAGAACAATTTGAGAACTCACCGGAAACCTTTGAACTGCATGACCTGCCAAACTGCGAACTCGGTCAACTCCAACAGATCGCTGAGCTAGTTACCTCGGCTTTCACCTCACCTACACGTAAAGAAAGGCTGGCACTGGTCTTGGAAAATGAGGACTATATTAAAAAACTACTTCAGTTGTTCCATATTTGTGAGAACCTAGAGGATACTGAAGGCTTATACCATTTGTATGAAATCATTAAAGGAATTTTACTCCTCAACAAGACAGCTCTGCTTGAGGTAATGTTTTCTGATGAGTGTATCATGGATGTGGTGGGGTGTCTTGAATATGACCCTGCTTTGGCTCAGCCAAAAAGGCATCGAGAATTCTTAACCCAAAATGCAAAGTTCAAGGAGGTTATACCAATAACAAACTGTGAACTCCGGCAAAAAATACATCAGACATACAGGGTACAGTACATTCACAACATCCTTGTGCCTGTACCATCCATGtttgaagataattttctttctactcttacaacttttattttttttaacaaggttAAGATAGTCAGCATGCTGCAGGAAGATGACAAATTTTTGGGTGAAGTTTTTGCACAATTAAGGGATAACACCACAGGTGATGATAAACGGCGTGAATTGCtgttttttttcaaggaattCTGTGCATTTTCTCAGACATTACAGCCTCAAAGCAAGGATGCACTTTTCACAACACTGACACAATTGGGAATTCTTCCTACTCTTAAAATTGTGATGGGCACGAGTGATTTGCAAATAAAGTCGGCTGCTACTGATATATTTACTTATCTAGTAGAGTATAGTCCATCTATGATCCGAGAATATATAATGAAAGAGGCCCAGAAGGATGAAGATGACAACCTTTTCATTAATTTAGTAATTGAACAAATGATGAGTGATACTGATCCTGAGCTAGGAGGTGCTGTTCACTTAATGGAACTTCTTCGCTCTCTGCTTGATCCAGACAACATGATGGCAACATCTAATAAATGTGAAAGAAGTGAATTTCTAAGTTTCTTCTATAAATATTGTATACATAACATCATAGCACCACTTTTGTCAACTACTTCAGAAGATATATGTGAAGAGGATAATATAGTTGGCTctgacaaaaacaacaaaaattgccTCA GTGCTCTTCGCTTTATGAGAAGGATGATTGGCCTTAAAGATGAACTTTACAATTGTTACATCATCAAGGGAAATCTATTTGAGCCCATTGTAAATGCTCTTCTGGATAATGGAACTCGGTACAACTTGTTGAATTCAGCTATTATTGAGCTGTTTGAATACATAAGAGTAGAAAATATCAAGTCTCTCATTGCACATATAGTTGAAAAGTTTTATGAAACACTTGAGTCAATTGAATATGTTCAGACATTCAAAGGATTGAAGATTAAATATGAGCAAGAAAAAGACCGGCAGAGTCAAATACGGAAGAATTTGCGTTCTATACtgtattgtaaaatattttgcgAAAGTGCCAGTGTcttggaagagaaggaagaagtcagttttaaagaaaatatagaagaagGAGAAGCAATTAAGCCACCATTGGAAAGTGATATTCAAGATCAGTATGATAAAGTTGTAGAgactgaaaagacagaagaagatgAAAACGTAGATCTTCCCAAAAGAACCTCTTCTGGTAGCTTCAAATTTACTTCATCTCATTCTGCTGATGCTGCTAATGGAGCAAATAACCCAAATTATAGTAGCATGATTGGCTTGGTGGATTATTTAGAtgatgaagaaaaagataaagaagatgaaaCATCCCCCAGGAAAAGACCGCATCTTAGCTCATAA